A genomic region of Mesobacillus jeotgali contains the following coding sequences:
- a CDS encoding PhoH family protein, whose amino-acid sequence MTEDLKTMEIQLANPTEAISLFGNADMNLKLIEQELGVSIVTRGEAVGISGPEDKVELAQAVLENLLAVIRKGISISQREAVYAIQMAEKGTLEYFKDLYEEEISKNVKGKSIRVKTLGQRHYVNAIKSRDLVFGIGPAGTGKTYLAVVMAVTALKNGTVSKIILTRPAVEAGESLGFLPGDLKEKVDPYLRPLYDALHDILGTEHTLRLIERGTIEIAPLAYMRGRTLDDAFVILDEAQNTTQAQMKMFLTRLGFGSKMIITGDTSQIDLPKGAKSGLVEAEKVLMNVSGISFVHLEQADVVRHPLVGRIIEAYGKNE is encoded by the coding sequence ATGACAGAAGACTTAAAAACGATGGAAATACAACTAGCGAACCCAACTGAAGCCATTTCATTATTCGGCAATGCAGATATGAACCTTAAGCTGATCGAACAGGAGCTAGGTGTCTCGATCGTGACCCGAGGAGAGGCAGTAGGAATCTCAGGACCTGAGGACAAGGTTGAGTTAGCCCAGGCTGTTTTGGAAAATCTGCTTGCTGTTATCCGGAAAGGAATCAGCATTAGCCAGAGAGAAGCCGTTTACGCAATCCAAATGGCTGAAAAGGGTACCTTGGAATATTTCAAGGATTTATATGAAGAAGAAATCAGTAAAAACGTGAAGGGTAAATCGATCAGGGTCAAGACTCTTGGTCAAAGACACTATGTTAATGCCATCAAAAGCCGCGATCTTGTTTTTGGCATAGGGCCTGCTGGTACTGGAAAAACGTATCTTGCGGTCGTTATGGCAGTCACGGCACTTAAGAATGGTACTGTGTCTAAAATTATCTTAACCAGACCAGCAGTAGAGGCAGGAGAAAGCCTTGGCTTTCTTCCAGGGGACTTGAAGGAAAAGGTAGACCCTTATCTCCGTCCATTATATGATGCCCTGCACGATATCCTTGGAACTGAACATACTTTACGCCTGATTGAGAGAGGGACAATTGAAATTGCACCTCTTGCCTATATGAGGGGGAGGACTCTCGATGATGCATTTGTGATCCTGGACGAGGCGCAGAATACGACTCAGGCCCAGATGAAGATGTTCCTGACTCGCCTGGGATTTGGGTCTAAAATGATTATTACTGGAGACACTTCCCAGATTGATCTGCCAAAGGGTGCAAAATCAGGATTGGTTGAAGCTGAAAAAGTGCTCATGAATGTCTCTGGAATATCCTTTGTTCACCTAGAGCAGGCTGATGTAGTACGACATCCACTTGTCGGCAGGATCATCGAGGCATATGGTAAAAACGAATAA
- the yqfD gene encoding sporulation protein YqfD → MKNQWIHTFSGTVKVKLTGKGIERFLNQLTRSGVSIWNVKKHGSEAVTFYVNLQDVKKLRIPARDSNCKIRFLERAGGPFFLKKLWTNSGFLAGAFLFLALMILLSNMVWGIEIKGASPATEHQIRKELDRMGIGVGKLQFSLDSVERIQKELTDKVGALTWIGVELKGTTYHFQAVEKSEPEKAEVIGPRNLVAKRKAAIVKIFVEKGEPVVEVNDYVMPGQLLVSGLYGKEDDLKVVAAEGEILGETWYSTKVELPLKSTFQVYNGNEKKKYSLMFAGKALPVWGFGKSDFSEYEIEVTEQPVRFFKWELPVRVEKKTIREREQVTRIYTRKEAIESAKELARKDIKNYLPENAIIKGEKILHQSIENDKVKLTTHFTIIEDIAEGQPIIKETEDDRRLKNDGNTTSEPN, encoded by the coding sequence ATGAAAAACCAATGGATTCACACCTTTTCTGGCACAGTCAAAGTGAAATTGACTGGAAAGGGTATAGAAAGATTTTTAAATCAGTTGACACGCAGTGGTGTTTCGATATGGAACGTAAAGAAACATGGGTCCGAGGCCGTCACCTTTTATGTTAATCTTCAGGATGTAAAAAAGCTGAGAATTCCAGCAAGGGACAGCAACTGCAAAATCAGGTTTTTAGAGAGGGCAGGCGGCCCTTTCTTTTTAAAGAAATTATGGACAAACAGTGGTTTTTTGGCGGGGGCATTCTTATTTTTAGCTTTGATGATCCTTCTGTCGAATATGGTTTGGGGTATCGAGATAAAAGGAGCGAGCCCTGCGACAGAACATCAGATTCGCAAGGAACTGGACAGAATGGGGATTGGTGTCGGCAAATTGCAGTTTTCTCTAGATAGTGTGGAGAGGATCCAGAAGGAGCTGACAGATAAAGTAGGGGCCCTTACGTGGATTGGTGTGGAGCTGAAAGGGACGACCTATCATTTTCAGGCTGTAGAAAAGAGTGAACCGGAAAAAGCAGAAGTAATTGGGCCGAGGAACCTGGTAGCAAAAAGGAAAGCAGCCATCGTCAAAATCTTTGTGGAAAAAGGGGAACCGGTTGTTGAGGTGAATGATTATGTTATGCCAGGCCAGCTTCTTGTTTCCGGTCTGTATGGAAAAGAAGATGATTTGAAAGTAGTTGCCGCTGAAGGTGAAATACTTGGCGAGACTTGGTATTCAACGAAGGTGGAGTTGCCTTTGAAGAGTACATTCCAGGTCTACAATGGCAATGAGAAAAAGAAATATTCCCTGATGTTCGCAGGTAAAGCCTTACCTGTCTGGGGATTCGGAAAATCTGACTTCAGTGAATATGAAATCGAAGTGACGGAACAGCCTGTAAGGTTTTTTAAATGGGAACTACCTGTGAGGGTTGAAAAGAAGACCATCAGGGAGCGGGAACAGGTAACCCGTATCTATACGAGGAAGGAAGCAATTGAAAGTGCAAAAGAATTAGCAAGAAAGGATATAAAAAACTACCTTCCTGAAAATGCTATCATTAAAGGGGAAAAAATTTTACATCAATCAATTGAGAATGATAAAGTAAAGCTAACCACACATTTTACAATCATTGAAGATATAGCAGAAGGACAACCAATTATCAAGGAGACTGAGGATGACAGAAGACTTAAAAACGATGGAAATACAACTAGCGAACCCAACTGA
- the yqfC gene encoding sporulation protein YqfC: MAKKWGQYVRKWMTQKMDLPQDVMMDLPRITMIGHVHIYIENHRGLLAFSDGEVRLMIKGGQLLVKGKAFVIKTILPEEILLEGKIDQVIYINE, encoded by the coding sequence ATGGCAAAAAAATGGGGCCAGTATGTTCGCAAATGGATGACACAAAAAATGGATCTTCCTCAAGATGTCATGATGGATCTCCCTAGAATCACGATGATTGGGCATGTCCATATTTATATAGAGAATCACAGGGGTCTGCTTGCTTTTTCCGATGGTGAAGTGCGGTTGATGATTAAAGGGGGCCAGCTTCTCGTAAAGGGAAAAGCATTTGTGATCAAGACGATATTGCCTGAAGAAATCTTACTCGAAGGAAAAATAGATCAGGTTATATATATAAATGAGTGA
- the floA gene encoding flotillin-like protein FloA (flotillin-like protein involved in membrane lipid rafts) → MDASTAFVLVAIALGIIFLGVLLTFVPVMLWISALAAGVRVSIFTLIGMRLRRVIPSRVINPMIKAHKAGLNVTTNQLESHYLAGGNVDRVVNALIAAHRANIELSFERAAAIDLAGRDVLEAVQMSVNPKVIETPFIAGVAMDGIEVKAKARITVRANIDRLVGGAGEETIVARVGEGIVSTIGSSDNHKKVLENPDMISQTVLSKGLDAGTAFEILSIDIADVDIGKNIGAELQTEQAEADKKIAQAKAEERRAMAVAQEQEMKARVEEMRAKVVEAEATVPLAMAEALREGNIGVMDYMNIQNIEADTDMRGSIGKLSNNKKDDKNNN, encoded by the coding sequence ATGGACGCAAGCACAGCATTTGTTTTAGTAGCAATAGCACTTGGGATCATTTTCCTTGGTGTTTTGCTCACATTCGTACCGGTAATGCTATGGATTTCAGCATTGGCGGCGGGAGTCAGGGTCAGCATTTTCACTCTGATTGGTATGAGGTTAAGAAGGGTTATCCCAAGCAGGGTCATCAATCCGATGATCAAGGCGCACAAAGCGGGGTTGAATGTTACTACGAACCAGCTTGAAAGCCACTATCTTGCTGGAGGTAACGTAGACAGGGTTGTAAATGCCCTGATTGCTGCACACCGTGCGAATATTGAGCTTTCATTCGAAAGAGCGGCAGCGATTGACCTTGCCGGCCGTGATGTATTAGAAGCAGTACAAATGAGTGTAAATCCAAAGGTAATTGAAACACCATTCATCGCTGGTGTGGCTATGGATGGTATCGAAGTAAAAGCTAAAGCAAGGATCACTGTAAGAGCAAACATCGACAGACTTGTCGGGGGTGCTGGTGAAGAGACAATCGTTGCCCGTGTAGGTGAGGGTATCGTATCGACTATCGGTTCTTCTGACAACCATAAAAAAGTGTTGGAAAATCCGGATATGATTTCGCAAACAGTTCTTTCTAAAGGACTGGATGCAGGGACTGCTTTTGAAATTCTATCGATTGATATTGCGGACGTTGATATCGGCAAGAATATCGGTGCCGAGCTTCAGACAGAGCAAGCGGAAGCGGACAAGAAGATTGCCCAGGCAAAAGCCGAAGAACGTCGCGCTATGGCCGTAGCTCAAGAACAGGAAATGAAAGCGCGCGTCGAGGAAATGAGAGCGAAGGTCGTCGAGGCCGAAGCAACTGTACCGTTGGCAATGGCGGAAGCGCTTCGTGAAGGCAATATTGGTGTGATGGATTACATGAATATCCAGAATATCGAAGCGGACACAGATATGAGAGGATCCATTGGCAAACTTTCAAACAATAAAAAAGATGACAAAAATAATAACTGA
- a CDS encoding NfeD family protein, whose product MIILLSLASLINPFSADADEQIVYVVPIKETVEKGLLAFLERAVEEAEEAGAEAIIFDVHTPGGVVDAADGIGKLLTGTDLKTVAFVNKKALSAGAYISLNTDEIYMVPGATMGSAAIIDQQGNTAGKKAESYWFAAMKAAAVESGRDPVYAQAMADDSIDLPELGAGKGKLLTLTANQALEVGYSEGTVKNLNEVLEKLGLENAEIRNVNETFAEKLARFITHPVVIPILMTIGSLGLVLELYSPGFGLPGIAGLSSLLLFFYGHMVAGLAGFETLILFALGVGLILLELFIPGGIAGAIGLLAIFASFFMASDNVVHMGISLLIALTASIVLSILMIRVFGKKMKFFRRIILTDSTSTEKGYVSNKNRLELIGIEGITLTPLRPSGTIVVEDERIDAVSEGGFIAKDKKVRIVKTEGSRIVVREVPEI is encoded by the coding sequence ATCATCATCCTCTTGTCACTGGCCAGTCTGATCAATCCGTTCTCTGCAGATGCGGATGAACAAATTGTCTACGTGGTGCCGATTAAGGAAACAGTCGAAAAGGGCTTGCTTGCTTTCCTGGAAAGAGCTGTGGAGGAGGCTGAAGAGGCTGGTGCGGAAGCAATCATTTTTGATGTGCATACACCCGGTGGAGTCGTTGATGCCGCTGATGGGATAGGAAAGCTTTTGACAGGCACTGACTTGAAAACAGTTGCCTTTGTCAATAAAAAAGCGTTATCCGCGGGTGCATATATTTCCCTGAATACAGATGAGATTTATATGGTTCCTGGAGCTACCATGGGTTCGGCTGCGATCATAGACCAGCAGGGCAATACTGCTGGAAAGAAAGCGGAGTCATACTGGTTTGCTGCCATGAAAGCAGCTGCCGTCGAGAGTGGAAGAGATCCGGTTTATGCCCAGGCGATGGCTGATGACAGCATAGATCTTCCGGAATTAGGGGCAGGCAAGGGTAAGCTGCTGACTCTTACGGCAAATCAGGCCCTTGAAGTGGGCTATTCAGAAGGTACCGTAAAAAACCTTAATGAGGTATTGGAAAAACTCGGTTTGGAGAATGCAGAAATCAGGAATGTGAATGAAACTTTTGCTGAAAAGCTGGCGAGATTCATAACTCATCCAGTCGTTATCCCGATTTTAATGACGATCGGAAGCCTAGGGTTGGTGCTTGAGTTGTACTCTCCAGGATTTGGTCTGCCAGGAATTGCAGGCTTATCATCTTTGCTCCTATTCTTCTATGGTCATATGGTTGCAGGTCTTGCTGGTTTTGAAACGCTGATCTTGTTCGCGCTTGGCGTTGGGCTTATATTGCTTGAGTTATTCATTCCAGGAGGAATAGCAGGTGCAATTGGTTTATTAGCTATCTTTGCAAGCTTTTTTATGGCATCTGATAATGTGGTCCATATGGGGATTTCCTTACTGATCGCCTTGACTGCGTCCATCGTGTTGTCTATTTTAATGATAAGGGTGTTTGGAAAAAAGATGAAATTTTTCAGAAGAATCATATTGACAGATTCAACAAGCACTGAAAAGGGTTATGTATCCAATAAAAACCGCCTTGAACTGATTGGTATAGAAGGGATTACATTGACTCCGCTCAGACCCTCTGGAACAATCGTTGTTGAGGATGAACGCATTGATGCAGTCAGTGAGGGTGGATTTATTGCAAAGGACAAGAAAGTTAGAATTGTAAAAACGGAAGGCTCGAGAATTGTGGTTAGAGAGGTTCCAGAGATCTAA
- a CDS encoding GatB/YqeY domain-containing protein, producing MSLLERLNNDMKQAMKNKEKDRLTTIRMVKASLQNEAIKFGKQELSDEEELTVLSREVKQRKDSLQEFEKAGRQDLVEKIQTELKHVEVYMPQQLSEEEVTAIVKEAIAETGAASKADMGRVMAVLMPKVKGKADGSLVNKLVQQHLS from the coding sequence TTGAGCCTGCTCGAGCGTTTAAATAATGATATGAAACAAGCGATGAAGAACAAAGAAAAGGACAGACTCACGACGATTCGGATGGTCAAAGCATCCCTGCAAAACGAAGCAATCAAGTTCGGCAAGCAGGAATTATCCGATGAAGAAGAGTTAACTGTACTTTCTCGTGAAGTGAAGCAACGCAAAGATTCCCTCCAGGAATTTGAAAAAGCAGGTCGACAAGACCTCGTTGAAAAGATACAAACAGAACTAAAGCATGTCGAAGTTTACATGCCACAGCAGCTTAGCGAAGAAGAAGTGACGGCAATCGTCAAAGAAGCTATCGCAGAGACCGGTGCGGCATCGAAAGCCGATATGGGTAGAGTAATGGCTGTCCTTATGCCTAAAGTTAAAGGTAAAGCAGACGGATCTCTCGTTAATAAACTTGTACAACAACACCTTTCATAA
- the rpsU gene encoding 30S ribosomal protein S21 — MSKTVVRKNESLEDALRRFKRTVSKSGTIQEARKREFYEKPSVKRKKKSEAARKRKF, encoded by the coding sequence ATGTCTAAAACTGTCGTTCGTAAAAACGAATCGCTTGAAGATGCTCTTCGACGCTTCAAACGTACTGTATCTAAATCAGGTACTATCCAAGAAGCTAGAAAGCGCGAATTCTACGAAAAACCTAGTGTAAAGCGTAAGAAAAAGTCTGAAGCTGCTAGAAAACGCAAGTTCTAA
- a CDS encoding Na/Pi symporter, translated as MVYLLFFLLFLVVFIGGMTLLRKGLFELSASRMKNWLAVMTDTPLKGLIAGAIVTALLHSSSAVMVITIGLISAGLLKFSQSIGIILGSNIGTTFTLEIITFNIDAFIVPFAVIGAILMVSRNKTWQNIGAISFGMAAVFAAMRGFTFLADPVTSLPIVELALTNLNNSHLISIFTGTIVTAMIQSSTAMTGIIMGFLSEGTLSMDSAIAAMLGANIGTCITAMLASIGAGKEARLTAFAHVWLNIAGAAVFYPFIDHIAALAPMTASRPEVQLAHASVVYNIIASLLVLPVAEKFGKMIEFIHGKEKIS; from the coding sequence ATGGTCTATCTATTATTTTTCCTATTATTTCTCGTTGTCTTCATCGGCGGGATGACATTGCTTCGAAAAGGCTTGTTCGAACTTTCTGCGAGCAGAATGAAGAACTGGCTAGCCGTCATGACAGATACACCACTAAAAGGGTTGATTGCCGGAGCGATAGTGACCGCACTTTTGCACAGCAGTTCCGCTGTCATGGTCATCACGATCGGATTGATTTCCGCCGGCCTGCTGAAATTCTCACAATCAATTGGCATTATCCTTGGGTCAAATATAGGGACAACCTTCACTCTTGAAATCATCACTTTCAACATTGACGCTTTTATCGTGCCGTTTGCGGTTATTGGTGCAATTTTAATGGTATCGCGAAATAAAACATGGCAAAATATCGGTGCAATTTCTTTTGGAATGGCAGCTGTTTTTGCTGCAATGCGCGGCTTCACCTTCCTCGCCGACCCTGTGACCAGCCTGCCAATTGTAGAGTTGGCACTTACCAACCTGAACAACAGCCATTTAATCAGCATTTTTACAGGCACAATTGTGACCGCTATGATTCAATCAAGTACCGCGATGACTGGAATCATCATGGGATTTCTATCTGAAGGGACATTAAGCATGGATTCAGCAATTGCTGCGATGCTTGGTGCCAATATAGGGACTTGTATCACAGCCATGCTAGCGTCCATTGGCGCCGGCAAAGAAGCCAGGCTCACAGCATTCGCTCACGTATGGCTGAATATCGCCGGCGCTGCAGTCTTCTACCCTTTCATCGACCATATAGCTGCACTGGCTCCAATGACTGCCTCAAGACCTGAGGTCCAGTTAGCACATGCAAGTGTCGTCTACAACATTATCGCTTCATTGCTCGTTCTTCCGGTTGCCGAGAAATTCGGCAAAATGATTGAATTCATTCATGGGAAAGAAAAAATTAGTTAG
- the mtaB gene encoding tRNA (N(6)-L-threonylcarbamoyladenosine(37)-C(2))-methylthiotransferase MtaB, translated as MPTVAFHTLGCKVNHYETEAIWQLFKEQGYERVEFESTSDVYVINTCTVTNTGDKKSRQVIRRAVRKNPDAVICVTGCYAQTSPAEIMAIPGVDIVVGTQDRVKMLEYIEQYKQERQPINAVGNIMKNRVYEELDVPAFTDRTRASLKIQEGCNNFCTFCIIPWARGLMRSRDPQEVIRQAQQLVDAGYKEIVLTGIHTGGYGEDMKDYNLASLLRDLEAQVKGIKRLRISSIEASQITDEVIEVIDQSNIIVRHLHIPLQSGSDTVLKRMRRKYTMEFFGERLDRLKEVLPGLAVTSDIIVGFPGETEEEFMETFNFIKKHQFSELHVFPYSKRTGTPAARMEDQVDEDVKNERVHRLIELSNQLAKEYASQFENEVLEVIPEEIYKEDTGSGLYVGYTDNYLKVVFPATEDMIGKIVKVKIAKAGYPYNEGQFVRVLEDETVAEEAVM; from the coding sequence ATGCCTACAGTTGCTTTTCATACATTAGGTTGCAAGGTTAACCATTACGAAACAGAAGCCATTTGGCAGTTATTTAAGGAACAAGGATACGAGAGAGTAGAGTTTGAGTCTACTTCGGATGTTTATGTCATCAACACATGTACCGTAACGAATACAGGGGACAAGAAGAGCCGCCAGGTCATCCGCCGGGCTGTCCGTAAGAATCCGGACGCTGTTATTTGTGTTACCGGCTGCTACGCACAAACGTCACCAGCAGAAATCATGGCGATACCTGGCGTTGATATCGTTGTCGGAACACAGGACCGCGTAAAAATGCTTGAGTATATTGAACAGTACAAGCAAGAACGCCAGCCGATCAATGCTGTTGGCAATATCATGAAAAACCGTGTTTATGAGGAACTTGATGTACCAGCATTCACTGACCGTACAAGGGCTTCATTGAAGATCCAGGAAGGCTGCAATAACTTTTGTACTTTCTGTATAATTCCTTGGGCACGCGGTTTGATGAGATCCCGTGACCCACAGGAAGTAATCCGCCAGGCTCAGCAGCTAGTCGATGCAGGCTATAAGGAAATCGTTCTTACCGGCATCCATACAGGTGGCTACGGCGAAGATATGAAAGACTACAACCTTGCTTCACTGCTTAGAGATTTAGAGGCACAAGTAAAGGGCATAAAGCGTCTGCGCATTTCTTCTATTGAAGCCAGCCAGATTACGGACGAAGTAATCGAGGTAATTGATCAATCCAATATTATTGTCCGCCACTTGCACATCCCGCTTCAATCTGGTTCTGACACAGTGCTGAAGCGCATGCGCCGTAAATACACGATGGAGTTTTTCGGAGAGCGTCTTGACAGGCTTAAAGAAGTATTGCCAGGTCTCGCGGTTACTTCTGATATTATCGTCGGTTTCCCGGGTGAAACGGAAGAAGAGTTCATGGAAACTTTTAATTTCATCAAGAAGCACCAATTCTCAGAGCTGCATGTCTTCCCATATTCAAAACGGACAGGCACTCCTGCTGCAAGAATGGAAGACCAGGTGGACGAAGACGTGAAGAACGAACGCGTTCACAGGCTGATTGAGCTTTCCAACCAGCTTGCAAAGGAATATGCTTCCCAGTTTGAAAATGAAGTGCTTGAAGTGATTCCTGAAGAGATCTACAAGGAAGATACAGGTAGCGGACTTTATGTAGGCTATACAGATAACTACCTGAAAGTTGTTTTCCCTGCCACTGAAGACATGATCGGCAAAATCGTGAAGGTCAAGATTGCGAAAGCAGGCTATCCTTACAACGAAGGACAATTTGTCCGCGTGCTGGAAGATGAAACAGTAGCTGAAGAAGCAGTTATGTAG
- a CDS encoding 16S rRNA (uracil(1498)-N(3))-methyltransferase, producing MQRYFIDEQGDMEQFNIRGDDYHHIVRVMRMKAGDEIICVTPTGKSAVCQIEEITDEIVVVNVVKWEEGTTELPVHVVIASGLPKGDKLELIIQKGTELGAYEFVPFTASRSIVKWDGKKAAKKVERWQKIAKEAAEQSHRSYVPEVKEPVSLKELVKASVEYTYKLIAYEEEAREGEASVLSSTLAKLGKGDSLLIAFGPEGGLSSEEVDLLNKNGFLACGLGPRILRTETAPLYALSAVSYHFELLG from the coding sequence GTGCAGCGGTATTTTATTGATGAACAAGGAGATATGGAACAATTCAATATTAGAGGCGATGATTATCATCACATTGTACGTGTTATGAGGATGAAGGCTGGGGACGAAATCATCTGTGTCACGCCCACGGGCAAAAGTGCTGTTTGCCAGATTGAAGAAATTACCGATGAAATCGTTGTGGTAAACGTTGTAAAATGGGAGGAAGGGACTACGGAGCTTCCGGTCCATGTGGTGATAGCGAGCGGTCTGCCCAAAGGGGATAAGCTCGAATTGATTATTCAGAAGGGTACTGAACTCGGTGCCTATGAATTTGTCCCTTTTACCGCATCCCGCTCAATTGTTAAATGGGACGGCAAGAAAGCTGCCAAAAAGGTTGAACGCTGGCAGAAGATTGCCAAGGAAGCTGCTGAGCAGTCCCATCGCAGCTATGTTCCAGAAGTAAAAGAACCGGTCAGTCTTAAAGAACTGGTCAAAGCAAGTGTTGAGTATACTTATAAGCTAATTGCTTATGAGGAAGAAGCGAGGGAAGGCGAAGCTTCCGTCCTATCTTCTACTCTCGCGAAATTGGGGAAAGGCGACAGCCTCCTGATTGCATTTGGTCCCGAGGGAGGACTTTCCTCGGAGGAAGTTGACCTTTTAAATAAAAATGGATTTTTAGCTTGTGGTCTTGGGCCGCGCATCTTGCGTACAGAAACAGCACCGCTATATGCCTTGTCTGCTGTTTCCTATCATTTTGAATTATTGGGGTGA
- the prmA gene encoding 50S ribosomal protein L11 methyltransferase: MKWSEISILTTNEAVEPISNILHEAGASGVVIEDPLELEKEREDQFGEIYQLNPDDYPEEGVIVKAYLPVNSFLGETVDEIKEAINNLIIHNIDIGLNKVSISEVNEEEWATAWKKYYNPVKISEKFTIVPTWEDYTPVTTDELIIELDPGMAFGTGTHPTTVMCIQALERTVQPGDRVVDVGTGSGVLSIAAAKLGAGKVEAMDLDDVAVQVAKLNLKLNKVHDVATISQNNLLDGVVEGADIVVANILAEVILRFADDAGKVVKNGGYFITSGIIQQKKEVVKDAMINAGFEIEEIISMEDWVAIISKKK, from the coding sequence ATGAAATGGTCTGAAATCAGCATTCTAACTACAAATGAAGCGGTTGAGCCGATTTCCAATATCCTGCACGAAGCAGGCGCGAGCGGAGTTGTTATCGAAGATCCGCTGGAGCTTGAAAAGGAGAGAGAGGACCAGTTCGGAGAAATATACCAGCTTAATCCAGACGATTATCCCGAAGAAGGAGTCATTGTAAAAGCATATTTGCCGGTAAATAGTTTTCTTGGTGAGACAGTAGATGAAATAAAAGAAGCGATCAATAATCTGATTATCCACAATATTGATATCGGGTTGAATAAAGTATCAATCAGTGAAGTGAATGAAGAAGAATGGGCAACTGCCTGGAAGAAATACTATAACCCTGTTAAAATTTCCGAGAAATTCACGATTGTGCCAACCTGGGAGGATTACACTCCAGTCACCACGGATGAATTGATCATCGAGCTTGACCCTGGTATGGCATTCGGTACAGGAACCCACCCGACAACTGTAATGTGTATCCAGGCGCTGGAAAGAACAGTCCAGCCTGGAGATCGCGTCGTGGATGTTGGAACAGGTTCAGGTGTACTTAGTATTGCAGCGGCTAAGCTTGGTGCCGGAAAAGTGGAAGCGATGGACCTGGATGATGTAGCAGTTCAGGTTGCAAAACTCAACCTCAAGCTGAACAAAGTACACGATGTCGCAACCATTTCACAAAACAATCTTCTTGATGGCGTTGTAGAAGGTGCGGATATTGTAGTAGCAAATATCCTTGCAGAAGTAATTCTTCGCTTTGCTGATGATGCAGGCAAGGTCGTGAAAAATGGCGGATATTTCATCACCTCTGGTATCATCCAGCAGAAGAAAGAAGTCGTCAAGGATGCAATGATCAATGCAGGTTTTGAAATAGAAGAGATTATTTCTATGGAAGACTGGGTTGCGATTATCAGTAAAAAGAAATAA
- the dnaJ gene encoding molecular chaperone DnaJ, producing MSKRDYYEVLGVSNSASKDEIKKAYRKLSKKFHPDINKEPGADEKFKEVKEAYEVLSDDQKRAHYDQFGHVDPNQGFGGGGDFGGGFGGFEDIFNSFFGGGGGRRRDPNAPRQGADLQYTMTLKFEEAVFGKETDIEIPREEECDTCDGSGAKPGTKVDTCKHCHGSGQISVEQNTPFGRIVNRRVCHYCNGTGKEIKEKCTTCSGSGKVTRRNKIHVKIPAGVDDGQQLRVAGKGEAGINGGPAGDLYIVFHIRSHEFFERDGDDIYCEMPITFVQAALGDEVEVPTLHGKVKLKVPAGTQTGTKFRLKGKGVPNVRGYGTGDQHVLVRIVTPTKLSEKQKQLLREFAEVSGQSPLGEQEESFFSKVKRAFKGD from the coding sequence ATGAGTAAACGGGATTACTATGAAGTCCTCGGAGTCAGTAATTCGGCTTCGAAGGATGAAATAAAGAAGGCTTACCGCAAGCTTTCTAAAAAATTCCATCCGGACATCAACAAAGAGCCGGGAGCAGATGAAAAATTTAAAGAAGTAAAAGAAGCATATGAAGTATTAAGCGACGATCAAAAGCGCGCTCATTATGATCAGTTTGGCCATGTCGACCCTAACCAGGGATTTGGCGGAGGCGGCGATTTTGGAGGCGGTTTTGGCGGTTTTGAAGATATTTTCAATTCCTTCTTCGGCGGCGGGGGCGGCAGACGCCGTGATCCGAATGCGCCAAGACAGGGTGCCGATCTTCAGTACACGATGACCTTGAAGTTTGAGGAAGCTGTATTTGGCAAGGAAACAGATATCGAGATTCCTCGTGAAGAAGAATGCGATACTTGTGACGGATCTGGTGCAAAACCAGGTACTAAAGTGGATACATGTAAACATTGTCATGGCAGCGGCCAGATCAGCGTGGAACAAAATACTCCTTTTGGACGTATTGTGAACCGCCGTGTGTGTCATTACTGTAATGGAACTGGTAAGGAGATCAAGGAAAAATGTACAACATGCTCAGGTTCTGGGAAGGTTACCAGAAGGAACAAGATTCATGTTAAAATCCCGGCTGGTGTCGATGATGGCCAGCAGCTGAGAGTAGCAGGAAAAGGGGAAGCCGGTATCAATGGCGGCCCTGCAGGTGACCTTTATATTGTTTTCCATATAAGGTCGCATGAATTCTTTGAGCGTGATGGCGATGACATTTACTGTGAAATGCCAATCACATTTGTCCAGGCAGCTCTAGGTGATGAAGTTGAAGTGCCTACACTTCATGGCAAGGTAAAACTTAAAGTGCCTGCTGGAACACAGACAGGTACAAAATTCCGCCTGAAGGGCAAAGGTGTCCCGAATGTCCGTGGATATGGTACAGGGGACCAGCATGTCCTCGTGCGCATCGTAACTCCAACAAAGCTGTCTGAAAAGCAAAAGCAGCTTCTGCGTGAGTTTGCCGAAGTAAGCGGACAGTCTCCTCTTGGTGAGCAGGAGGAAAGCTTTTTTTCAAAAGTAAAACGTGCCTTTAAAGGTGATTAA